A single genomic interval of Astyanax mexicanus isolate ESR-SI-001 chromosome 4, AstMex3_surface, whole genome shotgun sequence harbors:
- the LOC103021855 gene encoding G-protein coupled receptor 87, with product MAPNCSNLSSPTPSLVFASLYSVVFVAGLVLNFLAAWVFFQICSKKKTFMLYLRNMVAADLLMTLTLPVTILTEAGVGPWWLPVLACRCTAVIFYTCMYANILFLGLVALDRYLKIVRPFGGKCGDCLYSYSFTLAMAAMVWVAMIAISLPNAILTNKEPTEGTAHTCKCLKSDLGIGWHGVVVYTNIVIFFTVLITLVTCYVSIFKHILLSSAQFVNGGPAGQRDSKSGHNILVLLVVFFICFVPYHLWRVPFTFSQTHNPYSKEVANILLDGKKATLFLSSCNVCLDPIIYFLMCKSFRGKLAQTLGLKSLIQKTIYSPVSERKQIVMRFKENGSSSSSS from the coding sequence ATGGCTCCCAACTGCTCCAACCTGTCGTCTCCCACGCCCTCCTTGGTCTTCGCCTCGCTTTACTCCGTGGTCTTTGTGGCTGGCCTGGTCCTAAACTTCTTGGCGGCGTGGGTCTTCTTCCAGATCTGCTCCAAGAAAAAGACCTTCATGCTGTACCTGagaaacatggtggcggcagaCCTGCTCATGACCCTCACCCTGCCGGTCACCATCCTCACTGAGGCCGGTGTGGGGCCGTGGTGGCTTCCGGTGCTGGCCTGTCGCTGCACAGCCGTGATCTTCTACACCTGCATGTACGCCAACATCCTCTTCCTGGGCCTGGTGGCTCTGGATCGCTACCTGAAGATTGTCCGTCCATTTGGAGGCAAGTGCGGGGATTGCCTCTACAGCTACTCCTTCACTCTAGCCATGGCTGCTATGGTGTGGGTGGCCATGATAGCGATATCCCTCCCCAACGCCATACTGACCAACAAAGAACCAACGGAGGGAACGGCGCATACCTGCAAATGTCTAAAGAGTGACCTAGGCATAGGTTGGCATGGTGTGGTGGTCTACACCAACATTGTGATCTTCTTCACGGTGTTGATCACCCTCGTAACGTGCTACGTGTCCATCTTCAAGCacatcctcctctcctccgcccAGTTTGTGAACGGGGGACCAGCAGGCCAGAGGGACAGCAAGTCTGGACACAACATTCTGGTGCTTCTGGTGGTGTTTTTCATCTGCTTTGTGCCATATCACCTGTGGAGAGTCCCGTTCACCTTCAGCCAAACTCACAATCCTTATTCGAAGGAAGTGGCGAACATACTGCTGGATGGGAAAAAGGCCACGCTCTTTTTGTCTTCCTGCAACGTATGCCTGGACCCCATCATTTACTTCCTTATGTGCAAGTCTTTTCGAGGCAAGCTTGCTCAAACTCTGGGACTTAAATCACTGATACAGAAAACCATCTACTCCCCTGTGTCTGAGAGGAAACAGATAGTGATGCGTTTCAAGGAAAACGGATCATCATCCTCTTCATCGTAG
- the neu4 gene encoding sialidase-4 encodes MGSSSYFPARSVLFRKEANGVTYRVPALIFLPRSSCFLAFCEERLSPADSQAHLLVVRKGHFYKNYVEWEDMEVLSTACLKGHRSMNPCPVYDVFTGTLFLFFIAVLGHTTEAYQLITGKNVTRLCYVSSDDCGKTWSPAVDLTKKVIGDTIKEWATFALGPGHGIQLKSGRLLIPAYAYHIDCKECFGKVCTTTPHSFCFYSDTHGRVWRFGEAVPGPECVECQMVSIDQEDGNNVLYCNARSTLGCRVQALSFDDGAVFQKGQLVQKLTEPRNGCHGSVVGFPAPLNLLQNSPTLLRRVTSAVGSSSVLVENSPQNFLIPTWTVYGHPSGPGRRDLGLYLNIQPRDPDCWTGPWVIYEGPSAYSDLAYLDFQTDGAPPLTAFACLFENGTRTAYDEISFCIFTLFELIDNIPRNKPHLRGVEASGVKDKRKRKKKRGMCELCRVC; translated from the exons ATGGGATCCTCGTCCTACTTCCCTGCCCGCTCAGTGCTGTTCCGGAAGGAAGCGAATGGAGTGACATATCGCGTTCCAGCTTTGATCTTCCTGCCTCGTTCCTCCTGCTTTCTGGCCTTCTGTGAGGAGAGACTGAGCCCTGCTGACTCCCAGGCTCATCTCCTGGTCGTGCGCAAGGGACACTTCTACAAGAACTATGTGGAG TGGGAAGACATGGAGGTACTGAGCACAGCCTGTCTGAAAGGCCATCGCTCCATGAATCCATGCCCAGTCTACGACGTCTTCACAGGAACACTCTTCCTCTTTTTCATCGCTGTCTTGGGGCACACCACCGAGGCGTACCAGCTAATAACGGGCAAGAACGTAACCAGGCTCTGCTATGTTTCCAGTGATGATTGTGGAAAAACCTGGAGTCCTGCCGTGGACCTCACCAAGAAGGTCATAGGAGACACAATCAAAG AGTGGGCTACCTTTGCTCTTGGACCAGGCCATGGCATCCAATTGAAGTCCGGTCGCCTGTTGATCCCAGCCTATGCCTACCACATTGACTGCAAGGAGTGCTTCGGCAAGGTGTGCACCACCACTCCCCACTCCTTCTGCTTCTACAGCGACACGCATGGGAGGGTGTGGCGATTTGGGGAGGCAGTTCCAGGTCCTGAATGTGTTGAGTGTCAAATGGTGTCCATAGACCAGGAGGATGGGAACAACGTTTTGTACTGTAATGCCCGTAGTACTCTCGGTTGCCGTGTGCAGGCCTTGAGCTTCGATGATGGAGCTGTGTTCCAGAAGGGTCAGTTGGTCCAAAAGCTTACCGAACCTCGGAACGGCTGCCACGGCAGTGTGGTTGGCTTCCCGGCCCCCTTGAACCTCCTCCAGAACTCCCCTACCCTTCTCAGGCGAGTAACGTCCGCTGTTGGCTCTTCATCTGTTTTAGTCGAGAACTCTCCCCAGAACTTTCTGATACCAACATGGACGGTATATGGACACCCATCTGGACCAGGTCGACGTGACCTAGGCCTGTACCTTAACATCCAACCCCGAGACCCTGACTGCTGGACAGGGCCATGGGTCATCTACGAGGGTCCGAGTGCCTACTCGGACCTGGCCTACCTGGATTTCCAGACTGATGGGGCTCCACCACTCACTGCGTTTGCATGTTTGTTTGAGAACGGCACAAGGACGGCCTACGACGAGATTTCCTTCTGTATTTTCACTTTGTTCGAGCTCATTGACAACATTCCTCGCAACAAACCACACCTCAGGGGTGTTGAGGCCTCAGGGGTAAAAgacaagaggaagaggaagaagaagagaggaaTGTGTGAGCTCTGCAGAGTGTGTTAA
- the wdr53 gene encoding WD repeat-containing protein 53, which translates to MAQRWSGVHASPVLCVGAAGGPDGLLASGAEGGEVAVWNQEGQPLAQLRLSGEEDVTCTAFSPTAPGLLYVSHGETVSVLDPRNLAGPVEELKNVGEDEINSLSVNETGTSLALGDDSGAVRVLDLQTGKVSRTLRKHTNICSSISFRPQRPQSLVSAGLDMQVMLWNLQKARPVWTYSLQEAAEEEDGHQQRAGQMFNPPLAHCISAASCGNVLACAAEDGRVHLTRVGSGSRHEQQGGIKAHSQGASQAHFLSFLPHPYWLATGGNDGVVALWDLSEHPLVAGEGKGQGSKTKAAPAHRRKPKSKAKSKSQNQRDAQAEEEKTEKQQSEENLSGEASGVDPNQEKSTKTGPKLKFSHEDKVNWVCPVMLKGQPSLVVADQSSSLSVYSLAGL; encoded by the exons ATGGCTCAGAGGTGGAGCGGAGTCCACGCTTCCCCTGTGCTGTGTGTTGGTGCTGCAGGGGGACCTGATGGTTTGCTGGCCTCTGGTGCTGAAGGGGGTGAAGTGGCTGTTTGGAATCAGGAGGGGCAGCCTCTGGCTCAGCTTCGTCTCAGCGGTGAGGAGGACGTCACCTGCACAGCTTTCTCCCCGACGGCTCCAGGGTTGCTCTACGTGTCTCACGGGGAGACGGTCAGCGTCCTGGACCCTCGGAACCTCGCCGGGCCTGTAGAGGAGCTAAAGAACGTTGGAGAGGATGAGATTAATTCCCTGTCGGTGAACGAGACGGGCACCTCTCTGGCTCTGGGGGACGATTCGGGGGCCGTGAGGGTGTTGGATCTGCAGACGGGTAAAGTCAGCCGGACGCTGCGCAAACACACCAACATCTGCTCTTCAATATCCTTCCGGCCACAGAGACCGCAGAGCCTTGTGTCTGCAGGACTGGACATGCAG GTGATGCTGTGGAACCTGCAGAAGGCTCGGCCGGTGTGGACCTACAGCCTGCAGGAGGCAGCCGAGGAAGAGGACGGCCACCAGCAGAGGGCAGGTCAGATGTTTAACCCTCCGCTTGCCCACTGCATCAGCGCGGCGTCCTGCGGGAACGTGCTGGCGTGCGCCGCCGAGGACGGCCGTGTTCACCTCACACGCGTGGGCTCGGGGTCCAGGCACGAGCAGCAGGGAGGGATAAAAGCCCACAGCCAGGGGGCGTCTCAGGCCCACTTCCTCAGCTTCCTACCCCACCCTTACTGGCTGGCCACTGGGGGTAACGACGGAGTGGTGGCACTGTGGGATCTAAGCGAACACCCCCTGGTGGCTGGAGAAGGAAAAGGTCAGGGGTCCAAGACTAAAGCAGCACCAGCCCATCGCCGGAAGCCCAAAAGCAAAGCTAAGTCTAAGTCTCAGAACCAGAGAGATGCCCAGGCTgaagaagaaaagacagaaaagcagCAAAGTGAGGAGAACCTTTCAGGAGAGGCCAGCGGTGTAGATCCAAATCAGGAGAAGAGCACAAAGACTGGACCCAAGCTTAAGTTCAGCCACGAGGACAAGGTGAACTGGGTGTGTCCAGTTATGCTAAAGGGCCAGCCTAGCCTTGTAGTAGCTGACCAGAGCTCCAGCTTATCTGTGTACTCTCTGGCTGGGCTATAG